The following proteins are encoded in a genomic region of Saccharopolyspora antimicrobica:
- a CDS encoding ABC transporter ATP-binding protein, which produces MALLEVRDLSVVFARKGEPPVTAVDGISFDVEPGRTVGLVGESGCGKSVTSLAIMGLLPTRGAEVSGSVRFDGTDLLALSRRELDQRRGSDLSMVFQDPLTSLNPVVSIGLQVSEVIERHRGLSRKEAMPEAEDLLRRVGIPDPRRRLSEYPHQLSGGMRQRALIAMALACKPRLLIADEPTTALDVTIQAQILRLLSELVAETETALIMITHDLGVVAGLCDEVNVLYAGRVVERAARHELFARPRHPYTAGLLASIPRLDAPRGQRLSPIKGSVSDNIPWDAGCAFCPRCPNALEVCEQQTPDVSIDVGARLLRCHNPVREAQTPVEAS; this is translated from the coding sequence ATGGCACTGCTGGAAGTCCGCGACCTCTCGGTCGTCTTCGCCCGCAAGGGCGAGCCGCCGGTGACCGCCGTGGACGGCATCTCCTTCGACGTCGAACCAGGCCGCACCGTCGGCCTGGTCGGCGAGTCCGGTTGCGGGAAGTCGGTCACCTCGCTGGCGATCATGGGCCTGCTGCCGACGCGCGGTGCGGAGGTCTCCGGTTCGGTGCGCTTCGACGGCACCGACCTGCTGGCGCTGTCCCGCCGCGAGCTGGACCAGCGCCGCGGCAGCGACCTGAGCATGGTGTTCCAGGACCCGCTGACCTCGCTGAACCCGGTGGTGTCGATCGGGCTGCAGGTCTCGGAGGTGATCGAGCGGCACCGCGGTCTCTCGCGCAAGGAAGCGATGCCGGAGGCCGAGGACCTGCTGCGCCGGGTGGGCATCCCGGACCCGCGGCGGCGCCTCAGCGAGTACCCGCACCAGCTCTCCGGCGGGATGCGCCAGCGCGCGCTGATCGCGATGGCGCTGGCCTGCAAGCCGCGGCTGCTGATCGCCGACGAACCCACCACCGCGCTGGACGTGACGATCCAGGCGCAGATCCTGCGGCTGCTGTCGGAGCTGGTCGCCGAGACCGAGACCGCGCTGATCATGATCACCCACGACCTGGGCGTGGTGGCCGGCCTCTGCGACGAGGTGAACGTGCTCTACGCGGGCCGGGTGGTGGAACGCGCCGCGCGGCACGAGCTGTTCGCGCGCCCGCGGCACCCGTACACCGCCGGGCTGCTGGCCTCGATCCCGCGCCTGGACGCCCCGCGCGGCCAGCGGCTGTCGCCGATCAAGGGCTCGGTCAGCGACAACATCCCGTGGGACGCCGGGTGCGCGTTCTGCCCGCGCTGCCCGAACGCCCTGGAGGTCTGCGAGCAGCAGACCCCGGACGTGAGCATCGACGTCGGCGCGCGCCTGCTGCGCTGCCACAACCCGGTGCGGGAAGCGCAAACTCCGGTGGAGGCGTCATGA
- a CDS encoding ABC transporter permease, translating into MLRYTIRRLAQLVLVVFVLSILLFAWLRSLPGGPVSAMLGDRATPEARAQLEADLGMDQPLFVQYLRFLGRAATGDFGTSTGVQPGTPAMEVFLTRFPATLELSVLALLLAVAIGIPLGYLAARKRGSWLDNLSITWSLVGVAVPVFFLAFLLKFVFAVQLGVLPASGRQDAGLDATRVTGFYILDGLLTREWDAAWNSFVHLILPAIALSTIPFAVIFRITRAAVLDVMDEDYVRTARAKGLASMVIRRRHILHNAMLPVVTTIGLQTGALLAGAVLTERVFNIAGIGQAVALGFERKDFPVLQVVILASAMMYVLVNLLVDLSYALIDPRLRTR; encoded by the coding sequence GTGCTCCGCTACACGATCCGGCGACTGGCGCAGCTGGTGCTGGTCGTCTTCGTCCTGTCGATCCTGCTGTTCGCCTGGCTGCGCTCGCTGCCCGGCGGGCCGGTGTCGGCGATGCTGGGCGACCGCGCCACGCCGGAGGCGCGGGCGCAGCTCGAAGCAGATCTCGGCATGGACCAGCCGCTCTTCGTGCAGTACCTGCGGTTCCTGGGCCGCGCCGCCACCGGTGACTTCGGCACCTCCACCGGCGTGCAGCCCGGCACGCCCGCGATGGAGGTGTTCCTGACCCGCTTCCCGGCGACGCTGGAGCTGTCCGTCCTGGCGCTGCTGCTGGCCGTGGCGATCGGCATCCCGCTGGGCTACCTGGCCGCCCGCAAGCGCGGCAGCTGGCTGGACAACCTGAGCATCACCTGGTCGCTGGTCGGCGTCGCGGTGCCGGTGTTCTTCCTGGCGTTCCTGCTGAAGTTCGTGTTCGCCGTCCAGCTGGGCGTGCTGCCCGCCTCCGGCCGCCAGGACGCCGGGCTGGACGCCACCAGGGTCACCGGCTTCTACATCCTCGACGGGCTGCTGACCCGCGAGTGGGATGCCGCGTGGAACTCCTTCGTGCACCTGATCCTGCCCGCCATCGCGCTGTCCACCATCCCGTTCGCGGTGATCTTCCGGATCACCCGGGCCGCGGTGCTGGACGTGATGGACGAGGACTACGTGCGCACCGCGCGGGCGAAGGGCCTGGCCTCGATGGTCATCCGCCGCAGGCACATCCTGCACAACGCGATGCTGCCGGTGGTCACCACGATCGGCCTGCAGACCGGTGCGCTGCTGGCCGGTGCGGTGCTGACCGAGCGGGTGTTCAACATCGCGGGCATCGGGCAGGCGGTCGCGCTGGGCTTCGAGCGCAAGGACTTCCCGGTGCTCCAGGTGGTGATCCTGGCTTCGGCGATGATGTACGTGCTGGTCAACCTGCTGGTGGACCTCTCGTACGCGTTGATCGACCCACGACTGCGGACACGGTGA
- a CDS encoding EamA family transporter: MNPRDRSLAVLVAVLWGANFIALDFGLGHFPPFFFAALRFAVLLPVLFFVPRPDVPWKWLLGYGFFFGAMQFAFLFVAMNIGMPTGLASLVQQASAPFTVALGALLLRERITPVQIVGILTAVLGMVVIGWNRAQSAALLPMLITVCGAFSWALGNLCARKANPPNPLHLTLWIAIVPPLPMFAMSAAFEGPTAGLQALTTVFDSTTGWYALAGLAYTSLLASVIGSGLWTTLMGRYPASRVAPFSLLVPVVGFTTAWLVLGEHPDPVELAAGAVVVTGVLLGSLNLKKRRAPELALEQV; this comes from the coding sequence GTGAATCCCCGGGATCGTTCGCTGGCCGTGCTCGTCGCCGTGCTGTGGGGCGCCAACTTCATCGCCCTCGACTTCGGCCTCGGCCACTTCCCGCCGTTCTTCTTCGCCGCGCTGCGCTTCGCCGTGCTGCTGCCGGTGCTGTTCTTCGTGCCCCGGCCGGACGTGCCGTGGAAGTGGCTGCTCGGCTACGGGTTCTTCTTCGGCGCCATGCAGTTCGCGTTCCTGTTCGTGGCGATGAACATCGGGATGCCGACCGGCCTGGCCTCGCTGGTGCAGCAGGCCTCCGCGCCGTTCACCGTGGCGCTCGGGGCGCTGCTGCTGCGGGAGCGGATCACCCCGGTGCAGATCGTCGGCATCCTCACCGCGGTGCTCGGGATGGTGGTGATCGGCTGGAACCGCGCGCAGAGCGCCGCCCTGCTGCCGATGCTGATCACCGTGTGCGGCGCCTTCTCGTGGGCGCTGGGCAACCTGTGCGCGCGGAAGGCCAACCCGCCGAACCCGCTGCACCTGACGCTGTGGATCGCGATCGTGCCGCCGCTGCCGATGTTCGCGATGTCCGCCGCCTTCGAAGGGCCGACCGCCGGGTTGCAGGCGCTGACGACGGTCTTCGACTCGACCACCGGCTGGTACGCGCTCGCCGGCCTCGCCTACACCTCGCTGCTGGCGTCGGTCATCGGCTCCGGGCTGTGGACGACCCTGATGGGCCGCTACCCGGCGAGCCGGGTGGCACCGTTCTCGCTGCTGGTGCCGGTCGTCGGCTTCACCACCGCGTGGCTGGTCCTGGGCGAGCACCCGGACCCGGTCGAGCTCGCCGCGGGCGCGGTGGTGGTCACCGGCGTCCTGCTCGGCAGCCTCAACCTGAAAAAACGCCGAGCTCCAGAACTGGCCCTGGAACAGGTGTGA
- a CDS encoding RidA family protein yields the protein MAVELVNPDCLPKPDAYRQLSIASGSKLVFLAGQVARDADGTPVGGGDFAAQVEQCYLNIGRALTEIGGSFDDVAKLTVYVVDWTPEKMPLLGEGVNRAAAKLGIDPVKPITLLGVAALGEPDLLVEVEATAVIE from the coding sequence GTGGCCGTGGAACTGGTCAACCCCGACTGCCTGCCCAAGCCCGACGCGTACCGCCAGCTGTCCATCGCCAGCGGGTCGAAGCTCGTGTTCCTCGCCGGGCAGGTCGCCCGCGACGCCGACGGCACACCGGTCGGCGGCGGCGACTTCGCCGCGCAGGTCGAGCAGTGCTACCTCAACATCGGCCGGGCCCTGACCGAGATCGGCGGCTCCTTCGACGACGTCGCGAAGCTGACCGTCTACGTCGTCGACTGGACGCCCGAGAAGATGCCGCTGCTGGGCGAGGGCGTGAACCGGGCGGCCGCGAAGCTCGGCATCGACCCGGTCAAGCCGATCACCCTGCTCGGCGTTGCGGCGCTGGGCGAACCGGACCTGCTGGTCGAGGTCGAGGCCACCGCGGTCATCGAATAG
- a CDS encoding TetR/AcrR family transcriptional regulator, with the protein MARAKDPEVRARLLERAAHMLRTRQPVTLRALVEGTGVSTMAVYTYFGGMDGLWKSLRQEGFTRLAAKLSEVPTTSDPVRDLAALGAAYAANAVENPDLYRVMFDAGYELEDAAAADETLHSLVRAADRAKEIGRFRADVDSARLARQGWVIGHGLASLVTTGPLPQQVLADAVPMLTALFVSAGDDPDACRRSVEAGWA; encoded by the coding sequence ATGGCGAGGGCGAAGGATCCCGAGGTTCGCGCCCGGCTGCTGGAACGGGCCGCGCACATGCTCCGGACCCGGCAGCCGGTCACGCTCCGCGCGCTGGTCGAGGGCACCGGTGTGTCGACGATGGCCGTCTACACCTACTTCGGCGGCATGGACGGCCTGTGGAAGTCGTTGCGGCAGGAGGGCTTCACCCGCCTCGCGGCCAAGCTCTCCGAAGTGCCGACGACCTCGGACCCGGTGCGCGACCTCGCCGCGCTGGGCGCCGCCTACGCGGCCAACGCCGTCGAGAACCCCGACCTCTACCGAGTCATGTTCGACGCGGGCTACGAGCTCGAAGACGCCGCCGCCGCGGACGAAACCCTGCACAGCCTCGTGCGCGCCGCTGACCGGGCGAAGGAGATCGGCCGCTTCCGGGCCGACGTCGATTCGGCGCGGTTGGCGAGGCAGGGCTGGGTGATCGGCCACGGGCTCGCCTCGCTGGTCACCACCGGCCCGCTGCCGCAGCAGGTGCTGGCCGATGCGGTGCCCATGCTGACCGCGCTGTTCGTCAGCGCGGGCGACGACCCGGACGCCTGCCGCCGGTCGGTGGAGGCGGGCTGGGCTTAG
- the recR gene encoding recombination mediator RecR, giving the protein MYEGPVQDLIDELGRLPGIGPKSAQRIAFHLLAAEPADVTRLQEVLQKVKEGVVFCDVCGNVSEETTCRICRDVRRDKALVCVVEEPKDVLAVERTREFKGRYHVLGGALDPLSGVGPDQLRVRELLARIGKDDITEVIIATDPNTEGEATATYLVRMLRDFPGLTVTRLASGLPMGGDLEFADELTLGRALSGRRAL; this is encoded by the coding sequence GTGTACGAAGGTCCGGTACAGGATTTGATCGACGAGCTCGGCAGGTTGCCGGGCATCGGTCCGAAGAGCGCGCAGCGCATCGCCTTCCACCTGCTCGCGGCCGAGCCCGCGGACGTGACCCGGCTGCAGGAAGTGCTGCAGAAGGTCAAGGAAGGCGTGGTGTTCTGCGACGTCTGCGGCAACGTCTCCGAGGAGACCACCTGCCGCATCTGCCGGGACGTCCGCCGCGACAAGGCGCTGGTGTGCGTCGTCGAGGAGCCCAAGGACGTGTTGGCCGTCGAGCGCACCCGCGAGTTCAAGGGGCGCTACCACGTCCTGGGCGGGGCGCTGGACCCGTTGTCCGGGGTGGGTCCGGACCAGCTGCGGGTGCGCGAGCTGCTGGCCCGCATCGGCAAGGACGACATCACCGAGGTGATCATCGCGACCGACCCGAACACCGAGGGCGAGGCGACCGCGACCTACCTGGTCCGGATGCTGCGGGACTTCCCCGGTCTGACGGTCACCCGGCTCGCCTCGGGCCTCCCGATGGGCGGCGACCTGGAGTTCGCCGACGAGCTCACCCTCGGCAGGGCGCTCTCCGGCCGCAGGGCGCTCTAG
- a CDS encoding ABC transporter substrate-binding protein yields the protein MSRAPSAPRRAFTTRRRVATVGVALVAATSLAACAQSQREAGGGEGGTLTFGAAGAPDGFDPFYASDGETFRISRQIMEGLVGFKPGSADVEPELAESWEHSPDGKAWTFKLRTGVKFHDGTDFNAEAVCKNFQRMFDQTGAGQNQALSYYWIENFGGFSDGKTPSLYQSCESPDPTTAVVHLTRASSKFPDILGLPSFSMQSPTAMEKYKANDVQAQGDSFVYPEYSRSQPTGTGPFKFASYDEGNGTIKLVRNEEYWGEKTKLNELIFRIIPDETVRKQELESGAIDGYDFPNAADLKALRDAGHNVQVRDPFNIMYLGITQKNNPALKDVKVRQALAYALDRETLVKANLPEGASVATQFYPDTVDGYADDVQKYPHDPAKAKQLLAEAGVPNLTVNFYWPTEVTRPYMPDPQGIYNALAENLRAAGITVNPVSKPWNGGYIDDVDNARADIFLLGWTGDYNTPDNFIGTFFGTTENRFYTAGSPWGADLADQLKAADAEPDEAKREQMYQDINRKLMSEYLPAIPLSHSPPAIVTSAEVEGLQTSPLTAEEFASVSISGQ from the coding sequence ATGAGTAGAGCTCCATCGGCGCCACGCCGCGCGTTCACCACGCGGCGCCGTGTCGCCACTGTCGGCGTCGCGCTCGTCGCGGCCACTTCGCTGGCCGCGTGCGCGCAGTCGCAGCGCGAGGCCGGGGGCGGAGAGGGCGGCACGCTCACCTTCGGCGCGGCCGGTGCTCCTGACGGCTTCGACCCCTTCTACGCCTCCGACGGCGAGACCTTCCGGATCAGCCGGCAGATCATGGAGGGCCTGGTCGGGTTCAAGCCCGGATCCGCCGACGTCGAACCGGAGCTCGCGGAGAGCTGGGAGCACAGCCCGGACGGCAAGGCCTGGACGTTCAAGCTGCGCACCGGCGTGAAGTTCCACGACGGCACCGACTTCAACGCCGAAGCGGTGTGCAAGAACTTCCAGCGCATGTTCGACCAGACCGGCGCCGGGCAGAACCAGGCGCTGTCCTACTACTGGATCGAGAACTTCGGCGGGTTCTCCGACGGCAAGACCCCGTCGCTGTACCAGTCCTGCGAGTCGCCCGACCCGACGACCGCGGTGGTGCACCTGACCCGCGCCAGCTCGAAGTTCCCGGACATCCTCGGGCTCCCGTCGTTCAGCATGCAGTCGCCGACGGCGATGGAGAAGTACAAGGCCAACGACGTGCAGGCCCAGGGCGACAGCTTCGTCTACCCGGAGTACTCGCGTTCGCAGCCGACCGGCACCGGGCCGTTCAAGTTCGCCTCCTACGACGAGGGCAACGGCACCATCAAGCTGGTCCGCAACGAGGAGTACTGGGGCGAGAAGACCAAGCTCAACGAGCTGATCTTCCGCATCATCCCGGACGAGACGGTGCGCAAGCAGGAGCTGGAGTCGGGCGCCATCGACGGCTACGACTTCCCGAACGCCGCCGACCTCAAGGCCCTGCGCGACGCCGGGCACAACGTCCAGGTCCGCGACCCGTTCAACATCATGTACCTGGGCATCACCCAGAAGAACAACCCGGCGCTGAAGGACGTGAAGGTGCGCCAGGCGCTGGCCTACGCGCTGGACCGCGAGACGCTGGTCAAGGCGAACCTGCCGGAGGGCGCCTCGGTCGCCACCCAGTTCTACCCGGACACAGTGGACGGTTACGCCGACGACGTGCAGAAGTACCCGCACGACCCGGCGAAGGCCAAGCAGCTGCTCGCCGAGGCGGGCGTGCCGAACCTGACCGTGAACTTCTACTGGCCCACCGAGGTGACCCGGCCGTACATGCCGGACCCGCAGGGCATCTACAACGCGCTCGCCGAGAACCTGCGCGCCGCGGGCATCACCGTGAACCCGGTCAGCAAGCCGTGGAACGGCGGCTACATCGACGACGTCGACAACGCCAGGGCGGACATCTTCCTGCTCGGCTGGACCGGTGACTACAACACGCCGGACAACTTCATCGGCACCTTCTTCGGCACCACGGAGAACCGCTTCTACACGGCGGGCTCGCCGTGGGGCGCGGACCTGGCCGACCAGCTGAAGGCCGCCGACGCCGAGCCGGACGAGGCCAAGCGCGAGCAGATGTACCAGGACATCAACCGCAAGCTGATGTCCGAGTACCTGCCCGCCATCCCGCTGTCGCACTCCCCGCCGGCGATCGTCACGAGCGCCGAGGTGGAGGGCCTGCAGACCTCGCCGCTGACCGCCGAAGAGTTCGCCTCGGTGAGCATCTCGGGCCAGTGA
- a CDS encoding ABC transporter permease — MALKSQRKERIDALAEASADAGVSLAASAWRRLKRNPVFVVGAVIIAVFVLVALLAPLLAPHDPALRVLVDQVSRAENTIPPPQEGFPLGGDQYGRDLFSRLLLGSQQTLLVAVLATVIGLGGGLVLGVVAGAFGGWVDSLVMRVVDVMLSVPSLLLAVSIGALFAQQSQFTVILAVAIVQVPIFGRLLRGTMLAQRASDHVLAARALGVKESSIVFRHMLPNALGPVIVQATLVLAVAIIDAAALSFLGLGAADDSVPEWGQMLGGAQNIIDSHPQLAFWPASCIILVALGFTLVGESLRDALDPKRRR, encoded by the coding sequence ATGGCTCTGAAATCGCAGCGCAAGGAGCGCATCGACGCGCTGGCGGAGGCATCGGCGGACGCCGGGGTTAGCCTGGCGGCGTCGGCGTGGCGGCGGCTCAAGCGCAATCCGGTGTTCGTGGTCGGCGCGGTGATCATCGCGGTGTTCGTGCTGGTGGCGCTGCTCGCGCCGCTGCTGGCGCCGCACGACCCGGCGTTGCGGGTCCTGGTCGACCAGGTGTCCCGCGCGGAGAACACCATCCCGCCGCCGCAGGAGGGCTTCCCGCTGGGCGGCGACCAGTACGGCCGGGACCTGTTCTCCCGGCTGCTGCTGGGTTCTCAGCAGACGCTGCTGGTCGCCGTGCTGGCCACCGTGATCGGTCTCGGCGGCGGCCTGGTGCTGGGTGTGGTGGCCGGTGCGTTCGGCGGCTGGGTGGACTCGCTGGTCATGCGGGTCGTGGACGTGATGCTGTCGGTGCCGTCGCTGCTGCTGGCGGTGTCGATCGGCGCGTTGTTCGCGCAGCAGAGCCAGTTCACCGTGATCCTGGCGGTGGCGATCGTGCAGGTGCCGATCTTCGGCCGACTGCTGCGCGGCACGATGCTCGCGCAGCGCGCCAGCGATCACGTGCTGGCGGCGCGGGCGCTGGGCGTGAAGGAGAGCTCGATCGTGTTCCGGCACATGCTGCCGAACGCGCTCGGCCCGGTGATCGTGCAGGCCACGCTGGTGCTGGCGGTGGCGATCATCGACGCGGCGGCGCTGTCCTTCCTCGGCCTCGGCGCGGCCGACGACTCGGTCCCGGAGTGGGGCCAGATGCTCGGCGGCGCGCAGAACATCATCGACTCGCACCCGCAGCTGGCGTTCTGGCCGGCGAGCTGCATCATCCTGGTCGCCCTCGGCTTCACCCTGGTCGGCGAGTCCCTGCGGGACGCGCTGGACCCGAAGCGCCGGCGCTGA
- a CDS encoding D-alanine--D-alanine ligase family protein — MSHEGNLRVAVVFGGRSDEHDVSCGSAASVLAHLDRRRYDVVPVKIEPDGTWIVGKDDPDLFTAADQRARPFLTDDFARVHGSEEQALSGIPRALEQIQDADVLFPALHGPYGEDGTLQAMLDMCGIPFVGNGVLASAVGMDKEYAKKLLAAAGLAVADGVVLRDDRDALSTAEKERLGLPVYVKPARSGSSVGVSRVDAWEALPTAIAAAKRSDRKVLVEAALTGREIDVGVLERPDGSVEVSPPLEIRLAPHQRLFDHEAKYTDSGTTFEVPARLDPQTTEHLRVLSLRAFAALECSGLLRVDFFVDDDGTATVNEVNTFPGFTSSSQYPRMWQAVGLEYAELLDTLIETALQPGLPSPLSARSTA, encoded by the coding sequence GTGTCGCATGAGGGAAATCTCCGGGTAGCTGTCGTGTTCGGCGGCAGGAGCGACGAGCACGACGTGTCCTGCGGGTCGGCCGCGAGCGTGCTGGCCCACCTGGACCGGCGGCGCTACGACGTCGTCCCGGTCAAGATCGAACCCGACGGTACGTGGATCGTGGGCAAGGACGATCCCGACCTGTTCACGGCGGCCGATCAGCGCGCGCGCCCGTTCCTCACCGACGACTTCGCGCGGGTGCACGGCAGCGAAGAGCAGGCGCTCAGCGGAATTCCGCGCGCTCTCGAGCAGATCCAGGACGCCGACGTGCTCTTCCCCGCGCTGCACGGTCCGTACGGGGAGGACGGGACGCTGCAGGCGATGCTGGACATGTGCGGCATTCCCTTCGTCGGCAACGGCGTGCTGGCCAGCGCCGTCGGGATGGACAAGGAGTACGCGAAGAAGCTGCTGGCGGCCGCCGGGCTGGCGGTGGCCGACGGTGTCGTCCTGCGGGATGACCGGGATGCCCTTTCGACCGCGGAGAAGGAACGCCTCGGCCTGCCGGTGTACGTCAAACCGGCGCGCTCGGGATCCAGCGTCGGAGTCTCGCGCGTGGACGCCTGGGAAGCATTGCCCACTGCCATCGCGGCCGCGAAGCGCAGCGACCGGAAGGTGCTCGTCGAGGCCGCCCTGACCGGCCGGGAGATCGACGTCGGGGTGCTGGAGCGGCCGGACGGGTCGGTCGAGGTGAGCCCGCCGCTCGAGATCCGGCTCGCCCCGCACCAGCGGTTGTTCGACCACGAGGCCAAGTACACCGACTCCGGCACCACCTTCGAAGTGCCCGCCCGGCTGGACCCGCAGACCACCGAGCACCTCCGCGTCCTGTCGCTGCGCGCGTTCGCCGCGCTGGAGTGCTCCGGGCTGCTGCGCGTCGACTTCTTCGTGGACGACGACGGCACGGCGACCGTCAACGAGGTCAACACGTTCCCGGGCTTCACGTCGAGCTCGCAGTACCCGCGGATGTGGCAGGCCGTCGGGCTGGAGTACGCCGAGCTCCTGGACACGCTGATCGAGACGGCACTGCAGCCTGGTCTTCCTTCCCCGCTTTCCGCACGGAGCACCGCGTGA
- a CDS encoding ABC transporter ATP-binding protein gives MTETLDTAGDSQDVLVDVEDVAVHFPIKRGVVLDRTVGYVYAVDGVSLRIRRGETYGLVGESGCGKSTLGRAVLRLEKPTGGKVVFDGVDLSAMKGEPLRRMRRRMQMVFQDPLSSLDPRQSVQSLLVEGMRAHGMGADREATDKKLRELLSAVGLPTTSLRKYPHEFSGGQRQRIGIARALSVGPELVVADEPVSALDVSVQAQVVNLLEDLQAEFGLTYLVIAHDLAVVRHIADRVGVMYLGGIVEESTSDDLYAEPLHPYSKALLSAVPVPDPTVEDEREQILLSGDLPSPANPPAGCRFHTRCPWRQPDRCDTERPALRELKPGHRVACHYAEEIRDGSLQPHEVVAEAVDPTDFGDLDISPAS, from the coding sequence ATGACCGAAACCCTGGACACCGCCGGGGATTCCCAGGACGTGCTGGTCGACGTCGAGGACGTCGCGGTGCACTTCCCGATCAAGCGCGGTGTGGTGCTGGACCGCACGGTCGGGTACGTCTACGCCGTGGACGGGGTGTCGCTGCGCATCCGGCGCGGTGAGACCTACGGCCTGGTCGGGGAGTCCGGCTGCGGCAAGTCGACGCTCGGGCGCGCGGTGCTGCGGCTGGAGAAGCCGACCGGCGGCAAGGTGGTGTTCGACGGCGTCGACCTGTCCGCGATGAAGGGCGAGCCGCTGCGCCGGATGCGCCGCCGGATGCAGATGGTCTTCCAGGACCCGCTGTCCTCGCTGGATCCCCGGCAGTCGGTGCAGTCGCTGCTGGTCGAGGGCATGCGCGCGCACGGCATGGGCGCCGACCGGGAGGCCACCGACAAGAAGCTGCGCGAGCTGCTCTCCGCGGTGGGCCTGCCGACGACCTCGCTGCGCAAGTACCCGCACGAGTTCTCCGGCGGTCAGCGGCAGCGCATCGGCATCGCCCGCGCGCTGTCGGTGGGGCCGGAGCTGGTGGTGGCCGACGAGCCGGTGTCCGCGCTGGACGTCTCGGTGCAGGCGCAGGTGGTGAACCTGCTGGAGGACCTGCAGGCCGAGTTCGGCCTGACCTACCTGGTCATCGCGCACGACCTGGCGGTGGTGCGGCACATCGCCGACCGGGTCGGCGTGATGTACCTGGGCGGCATCGTGGAGGAGTCCACATCGGACGATCTCTACGCGGAGCCGCTGCACCCGTACTCGAAGGCGCTGCTGTCGGCGGTCCCGGTGCCGGACCCGACGGTGGAGGACGAGCGCGAGCAGATCCTGCTCTCCGGCGATCTGCCGTCGCCCGCCAACCCGCCCGCGGGCTGCCGCTTCCACACCCGCTGCCCGTGGCGCCAGCCGGACCGCTGCGACACCGAGCGCCCCGCGCTGCGCGAGCTGAAGCCCGGCCACCGGGTGGCGTGCCACTACGCCGAGGAGATCCGCGACGGCAGCTTGCAGCCGCACGAGGTGGTCGCCGAGGCGGTCGACCCGACGGACTTCGGCGACCTGGACATCAGCCCGGCGAGTTGA
- a CDS encoding LysR family transcriptional regulator has protein sequence MDVRRLRLLRELADRGTVTAVAKALSYTPSAVSQQIRALQAEVGVQLTEPAGRGLRLTDAGWSLAARADEVLAALDRAEAELDSYRSTPRGVVRVAIFPSGAFLLLSGLLQRMRAHPKVRVECRDVDMTPVEVPELTADFDLVVAHRDDQAPPFDSERTTITPLLREPLDVALPLGHPLAAKERVEPAELVGEPWLSVDVGFPVDDVLRSLAVRTGVRPEVVQRINDFRITEVLVADGFGVALLPRYSANLRTVALRPLSGVRAGRNIEVVSRRGATERPAVQLVLDALVAEAETVAGR, from the coding sequence ATGGACGTTCGCAGGTTGCGGCTCTTGCGCGAGCTGGCCGACCGGGGGACCGTCACCGCTGTCGCCAAGGCCCTCTCCTACACGCCGTCCGCCGTCTCGCAGCAGATCCGGGCGCTGCAGGCCGAGGTCGGTGTCCAGCTGACCGAGCCCGCCGGCCGCGGCCTGCGGCTCACCGATGCCGGCTGGAGCCTGGCCGCGCGGGCGGACGAGGTGCTGGCCGCGCTGGACCGCGCCGAGGCGGAGCTGGACAGCTACCGGTCGACGCCGCGCGGCGTGGTGCGGGTGGCGATCTTCCCGTCCGGTGCGTTCCTGCTGCTCTCCGGCCTGCTGCAGCGGATGCGGGCGCACCCCAAGGTGCGGGTGGAGTGCCGCGACGTGGACATGACTCCGGTGGAGGTCCCGGAGCTGACCGCGGACTTCGACCTGGTGGTCGCGCACCGGGACGACCAGGCGCCGCCGTTCGACAGCGAGCGCACGACGATCACGCCGCTGCTGCGCGAACCGCTGGACGTCGCGCTCCCGCTCGGCCATCCGCTGGCCGCGAAGGAGCGCGTCGAACCCGCCGAGCTGGTGGGCGAGCCGTGGCTGAGCGTGGACGTCGGGTTCCCGGTGGACGACGTGCTGCGCTCGCTGGCCGTCCGCACCGGCGTGCGGCCGGAGGTCGTGCAGCGGATCAACGACTTCAGGATCACCGAAGTGCTGGTCGCCGACGGCTTCGGCGTCGCGCTGCTGCCCCGGTACTCGGCGAACCTCCGCACGGTGGCGCTGCGCCCGCTCAGCGGAGTCCGAGCGGGCCGCAACATCGAGGTCGTCTCCCGGCGAGGAGCCACGGAACGCCCGGCGGTCCAGCTCGTCCTCGACGCCCTGGTGGCCGAAGCCGAGACCGTCGCCGGCCGGTAG